A region from the Eulemur rufifrons isolate Redbay chromosome 21, OSU_ERuf_1, whole genome shotgun sequence genome encodes:
- the LOC138401620 gene encoding zinc finger protein 280A-like, whose product MLLSDFYYGEHKGDGTSEQKTYTTFKCHSCLKVLKNVRFMNHMKHHLEFERERSDSWENHTTCQHCHRQFPTPFQLQCHIESVHTAQKATAVCKICELSFETDQVLLRHMKDNHKPGEMPYVCQICNYRSSVFADVETHFRTCHENTKTLLCPFCLKIFKTAPSYVNHYWRHWNKRVFRCPKCRLQFLTWKEEIEHRSKNHQTFKKPQQMQGLPPATKVTIQTSVQSGSRDAASITVSNTDPGLSPIKLK is encoded by the coding sequence ATGTTACTTAGTGACTTTTACTACGGAGAGCATAAAGGAGATGGGACGTCAGAGCAGAAGACTTATACAACCTTTAAATGCCACAGCTGCTTGAAAGTTCTAAAAAATGTTAGGTTTATGAATCACATGAAGCATCATTTGGAATTTGAGAGGGAAAGGAGCGACAGCTGGGAAAACCACACCACCTGCCAGCACTGCCACCGGCAGTTTCCCACTCCCTTCCAGCTGCAGTGTCATATTGAAAGTGTGCACACTGCCCAGAAGGCCACAGCTGTCTGTAAAATCTGTGAGCTGTCATTTGAAACAGATCAGGTCCTCCTACGACACATGAAGGACAACCATAAGCCTGGCGAAATGCCCTATGTGTGCCAGATTTGCAATTACAGATCGTCGGTCTTTGCTGATGTGGAAACGCATTTTAGAACGTGCCACGAAAACACTAAAACTTTGCTTTGTCCGTTTTGTCTCAAGATTTTCAAAACTGCACCGTCGTACGTAAATCACTATTGGAGGCACTGGAACAAGAGAGTCTTTCGATGTCCCAAGTGCCGACTACAGTTTTTGACTTGGAAGGAAGAAATCGAGCACAGATCCAAGaatcatcaaacatttaaaaagcctCAGCAAATGCAAGGGTTGCCTCCTGCAACAAAAGTTACGATTCAAACTTCGGTTCAATCAGGATCAAGAGATGCAGCTTCCATTACTGTGAGCAACACTGACCCTGGCCTGTcacctataaaattaaaatga
- the LOC138401619 gene encoding zinc finger protein 280A-like: MLLSDFYYGEHKGDGTSEQKTYTTFKCHSCLKVLKNVRFMNHMKHHLEFERERSDSWENHTTCQHCHRQFPTPFQLQCHIDSVHTAQGATAVCKICELSFETDQVLLRHMKDNHKPGEMPYVCQICNYRSSVFADVETHFRTCHENTKTLLCPFCLKIFKTAPSYVNHYWRHWNKRVFRCPKCRLQFLTWKEEIEHRSKNHQTFKNPQQMQGLPPATKVTIQTSVQSGSRDAASITVSNTDPGLSPIKLK; the protein is encoded by the coding sequence ATGTTACTTAGTGACTTTTACTACGGAGAGCATAAAGGAGATGGGACGTCAGAGCAGAAGACTTATACAACCTTTAAATGCCACAGCTGCTTGAAAGTTCTAAAAAATGTTAGGTTTATGAATCACATGAAGCATCATTTGGAATTTGAGAGGGAAAGGAGCGACAGCTGGGAAAACCACACCACCTGCCAGCACTGCCACCGGCAGTTTCCCACTCCCTTCCAGCTGCAGTGTCATATTGACAGTGTGCACACTGCCCAGGGGGCCACAGCTGTGTGCAAAATCTGTGAGCTGTCATTTGAAACAGATCAGGTCCTCCTACGACACATGAAGGACAACCATAAGCCTGGCGAAATGCCCTATGTGTGCCAGATTTGCAATTACAGATCGTCGGTCTTTGCTGATGTGGAAACGCATTTTAGAACGTGCCACGAAAACACTAAAACTTTGCTTTGTCCGTTTTGTCTCAAGATTTTCAAAACTGCACCGTCGTACGTAAATCACTATTGGAGGCACTGGAACAAGAGAGTCTTTCGATGTCCCAAGTGCCGACTGCAGTTTTTGACTTGGAAGGAAGAAATCGAGCACAGATCCAAGaatcatcaaacatttaaaaacccTCAGCAAATGCAAGGGTTGCCTCCTGCAACAAAAGTTACTATTCAAACTTCGGTTCAATCAGGATCAAGAGATGCAGCTTCCATTACTGTGAGCAACACTGACCCTGGCCTGTcacctataaaattaaaatga
- the LOC138401615 gene encoding zinc finger protein 280A-like, whose translation MLLSDFYYGEHKGDGTSEQKTYTTFKCHSCLKVLKNVRFMNHMKHHLEFERERSDSWENHTTCQHCHRQFPTPFQLQCHIDSVHTAQGATAVCKICELSFETDQLLLRHMKDNHKPGEMPYVCQICNYRSSVFADVETHFRTCHENTKTLLCPFCLKIFKTASSYVNHYWRHWNKRVFRCPKCRLQFLTWKEEIEHRSKNHQTFKKPQQMQGLPPATKVTIQTSVQSGSRDAASITVSNTDPGLSPIKLK comes from the coding sequence ATGTTACTTAGTGACTTTTACTACGGAGAGCATAAAGGAGATGGGACGTCAGAGCAGAAGACTTATACAACCTTTAAATGCCACAGCTGCTTGAAAGTTCTAAAAAATGTTAGGTTTATGAATCACATGAAGCATCATTTGGAATTTGAGAGGGAAAGGAGCGACAGCTGGGAAAACCACACCACCTGCCAGCACTGCCACCGGCAGTTTCCCACTCCCTTCCAGCTGCAGTGTCATATTGACAGTGTGCACACTGCCCAGGGGGCCACAGCTGTGTGCAAAATCTGTGAGCTGTCATTTGAAACAGATCAGCTCCTCCTACGACACATGAAGGACAACCATAAGCCTGGCGAAATGCCCTATGTGTGCCAGATTTGCAATTACAGATCGTCGGTCTTTGCTGATGTGGAAACGCATTTTAGAACGTGCCACGAAAACACTAAAACTTTGCTTTGTCCGTTTTGTCTCAAGATTTTCAAAACTGCATCGTCGTACGTAAATCACTATTGGAGGCACTGGAACAAGAGAGTCTTTCGATGTCCCAAGTGCCGACTACAGTTTTTGACTTGGAAGGAAGAAATCGAGCACAGATCCAAGaatcatcaaacatttaaaaagcctCAGCAAATGCAAGGGTTGCCTCCTGCAACAAAAGTTACTATTCAAACTTCGGTTCAATCAGGATCAAGAGATGCAGCTTCCATTACTGTGAGCAACACTGACCCTGGCCTGTcacctataaaattaaaatga